In Candidatus Paceibacterota bacterium, one genomic interval encodes:
- the rpmE gene encoding 50S ribosomal protein L31 — MKEKIHPKYVASEIRCACGNVIKTRSTKPVIIVGICNACHPFYTGQQKFVDTAGRVDKFQQRMAKTQAAQAAAASRKKKR, encoded by the coding sequence ATGAAAGAGAAAATACATCCGAAGTATGTGGCGTCGGAGATTCGTTGCGCGTGCGGCAATGTGATCAAGACCCGCTCCACCAAGCCGGTGATCATTGTGGGCATCTGCAACGCCTGCCATCCTTTCTACACCGGGCAGCAGAAGTTCGTGGACACCGCCGGGCGGGTGGACAAGTTCCAGCAGCGGATGGCCAAGACGCAGGCGGCGCAGGCCGCGGCGGCGAGCCGCAAGAAGAAGCGCTAA
- a CDS encoding NADPH:quinone reductase, whose protein sequence is MKAAYIAKTGTPEVITYGDLPTPKPTRRQCLIKVAAVDVNPIDVYVRSGAIPAKLSFPFILGRDLAGAVVEAGGSVRDFKVGDRVWATNQGIDGRPGTFAEFAAVDHRWLHPIPEGVSDEDIVALSLAGVTTQLGLVRNASLKTGEVLFVNGGSGGVGSCVVQMAKILGARVIATAGTDEKVAACRDLGADLAINYKTEDVAAAIKTFAPEGVNVWWETLREPDFDRAVSLLAMRGRMVLMAGRDARPPFPVGPFYVKDCSLHGFAMFNASSREQRAAANAINRWLAEGKLRARIDRVMPLSQAAEAHRLQEESTVQKTGVLAGKLVLKP, encoded by the coding sequence ATGAAAGCTGCCTATATTGCCAAAACCGGCACGCCGGAGGTCATCACCTACGGCGACTTGCCCACCCCCAAACCCACCCGCCGCCAGTGCCTGATCAAAGTGGCCGCGGTGGACGTCAACCCCATTGACGTCTATGTCCGCAGCGGCGCCATTCCGGCGAAGCTGTCCTTCCCCTTCATCCTCGGGCGCGATCTCGCGGGCGCCGTCGTTGAAGCCGGCGGGAGCGTGAGAGACTTCAAGGTGGGCGACCGGGTTTGGGCGACGAACCAGGGCATCGACGGACGCCCTGGCACTTTCGCCGAGTTCGCCGCCGTGGATCACCGCTGGCTCCATCCCATCCCCGAAGGCGTTAGCGACGAAGACATCGTGGCGTTGTCGCTGGCCGGCGTCACCACCCAGCTTGGCCTGGTGCGAAACGCCAGTTTGAAGACGGGCGAAGTGCTCTTCGTCAACGGCGGTTCCGGCGGAGTCGGCTCCTGTGTCGTGCAAATGGCCAAAATCCTCGGCGCGCGCGTCATCGCCACCGCGGGCACCGACGAGAAAGTCGCCGCCTGCCGGGACCTGGGCGCTGACCTGGCCATCAATTACAAAACGGAAGATGTTGCCGCGGCCATCAAGACGTTCGCGCCCGAGGGCGTGAACGTCTGGTGGGAGACCCTGCGCGAGCCGGATTTCGACCGGGCAGTTTCCTTGCTGGCGATGCGTGGCCGGATGGTGCTCATGGCCGGGCGCGACGCCCGCCCCCCCTTCCCGGTCGGCCCATTCTATGTGAAGGACTGTTCCCTGCACGGGTTCGCGATGTTCAACGCCAGCTCCCGGGAACAGCGTGCCGCGGCCAATGCCATCAACCGGTGGCTGGCGGAAGGCAAATTGCGCGCCCGCATTGACCGGGTCATGCCGCTCTCCCAAGCCGCCGAG
- the prfA gene encoding peptide chain release factor 1, whose product MDLRPQIEKFSRRFAEVEAALSDPKAFDNPQRAQELGKEYARLKELMAQGQAYLKAVVDLAENRVLLQAEPAESELAQMAKEEIARLEAEEKRLGLEIQRGILPPDPADSRNTIVEIRAGAGGQESALFAADLYRMYTRYAEARGWKVEDLDSSASDLGGYKEVIFQLNGTDVYKRLKYESGVHRVQRVPATEAQGRIHTSTCTVAVLPEAQEVDVELKPEDLEITVCRASGPGGQGVNTTDSAVQVVHKPTGVIVRCADQRSQQKNKARALTVLRSRLLERKVAEENQKYADQRKEQVGTGERNERIRTYNFPQNRLTDHRIGLTLYNLPMVMEGAIDPVIEPLMAHDLQEKLAALKA is encoded by the coding sequence ATGGACTTGCGTCCTCAGATTGAGAAATTCTCCCGCCGGTTTGCGGAAGTGGAAGCGGCTTTGAGCGACCCCAAGGCGTTCGACAACCCGCAGCGCGCGCAGGAACTGGGCAAGGAATACGCCCGGCTCAAAGAGCTGATGGCGCAGGGGCAGGCTTACCTGAAGGCGGTGGTTGACCTGGCGGAGAACCGCGTCCTGCTGCAGGCGGAACCGGCGGAATCCGAGCTGGCCCAGATGGCCAAAGAGGAAATCGCCCGGCTGGAAGCCGAGGAGAAACGCCTGGGACTGGAAATCCAGCGAGGCATCCTGCCGCCGGACCCGGCGGACTCGCGCAATACCATCGTTGAAATCCGCGCGGGCGCGGGCGGCCAGGAATCCGCCTTGTTCGCCGCGGACCTCTACCGCATGTACACGCGCTACGCGGAGGCGCGCGGCTGGAAGGTTGAGGACCTCGACTCCAGCGCGTCCGATCTCGGCGGTTACAAGGAAGTCATTTTCCAGCTCAACGGCACCGACGTCTATAAGCGCCTCAAGTACGAGAGCGGCGTCCACCGCGTTCAGCGGGTGCCGGCAACCGAGGCGCAGGGGCGCATTCACACCAGCACTTGCACCGTGGCCGTGCTGCCCGAAGCCCAGGAAGTGGATGTGGAGCTCAAGCCCGAGGATCTGGAGATCACGGTTTGCCGCGCGTCCGGCCCCGGCGGCCAGGGCGTGAACACCACGGATTCCGCCGTGCAGGTCGTGCACAAGCCCACCGGCGTGATTGTCCGTTGCGCGGACCAGCGCTCCCAGCAGAAGAACAAGGCGCGGGCGCTGACGGTGCTGCGGTCGCGCCTGCTCGAGCGCAAGGTGGCCGAGGAGAACCAAAAATACGCCGACCAGCGCAAAGAGCAGGTGGGCACGGGCGAACGCAACGAGCGCATCCGCACCTACAATTTCCCGCAAAACCGCCTGACCGATCACCGCATCGGCCTGACGCTGTATAACCTGCCGATGGTGATGGAGGGGGCGATTGACCCGGTGATCGAGCCGCTGATGGCGCATGACCTGCAGGAGAAGCTGGCGGCGCTGAAAGCATGA